A region from the Streptomyces sp. 3214.6 genome encodes:
- a CDS encoding ABC transporter permease: MNKRISGALRSPITFSVLAGVVIGALFLVGTGADPVAAYEAVLTGSLGADGIGSTLTTGTSVLGLALALAIPLRAGLINLGGDGQMVLGGITAAVTGLYSPLPAPLTVVLVLFAGMAAGAAYAALAALCENHLGVPLLVSSLLLSYPAVSLASYLARYPLKEPGSSLPQTRALPDGVALPAFGDSTVTLGLVLVAIAAAAYWFTDRRTAVGYEIRMTGLNSRFAAYAGVERRGLTLKLMSVSGALAGLVGAIGVLSFPYRFVDGSLTAPGYTWTGLTAALLATAAPLGTVIASFFFAVLQVGGLAMERTTEVPRELTQILQAVVIVFLAARLRFPSRWFNRGKEAV; this comes from the coding sequence ATGAACAAGCGGATATCCGGGGCCCTGCGCTCCCCCATCACCTTCTCCGTGCTCGCGGGTGTCGTCATCGGCGCGCTGTTCCTGGTCGGCACGGGCGCCGACCCGGTCGCCGCGTACGAGGCCGTGCTGACCGGCTCGCTCGGTGCCGACGGCATCGGCTCCACCCTGACCACCGGCACCAGCGTGCTCGGCCTGGCGCTCGCGCTGGCCATCCCGCTGCGCGCCGGGCTCATCAACCTCGGCGGCGACGGGCAGATGGTGCTCGGCGGCATCACCGCGGCCGTGACCGGCCTGTACTCGCCGCTGCCCGCGCCCCTCACCGTCGTACTCGTCCTGTTCGCGGGGATGGCGGCGGGCGCCGCGTACGCCGCGCTGGCCGCGCTGTGCGAGAACCACCTCGGCGTCCCGCTGCTGGTCAGCAGCCTGCTGCTCAGCTACCCGGCGGTCTCGCTCGCCTCCTACCTGGCGCGCTACCCGCTCAAGGAGCCCGGCTCCAGCCTGCCGCAGACACGGGCGCTGCCGGACGGGGTGGCGCTGCCCGCGTTCGGCGACTCGACGGTCACCCTCGGGCTCGTCCTGGTGGCGATCGCCGCCGCCGCGTACTGGTTCACCGACCGGCGCACCGCCGTCGGCTACGAGATCCGCATGACGGGCCTCAACTCCCGCTTCGCCGCCTACGCGGGCGTCGAACGCCGGGGCCTGACACTGAAGCTGATGTCGGTCTCCGGCGCCCTCGCCGGACTCGTGGGCGCCATCGGCGTGCTGAGCTTCCCGTACCGCTTCGTGGACGGCTCGCTCACTGCCCCCGGCTACACCTGGACCGGTCTGACCGCCGCGCTGCTCGCGACGGCCGCCCCGCTCGGCACGGTGATCGCCTCGTTCTTCTTCGCCGTCCTCCAGGTCGGCGGCCTGGCGATGGAGCGGACGACGGAGGTGCCGCGCGAGCTGACACAGATACTCCAGGCCGTCGTCATCGTGTTCCTGGCGGCCCGGCTGCGCTTCCCCAGCCGGTGGTTCAACCGTGGGAAGGAGGCGGTGTGA
- a CDS encoding ABC transporter ATP-binding protein — protein MTRPQADTEGVTDVPDVAVELRGITKRFPGTLANDAVDLTVRCGEIHALMGENGAGKSTLMSVLYGMERADAGSVRIDGREVRFASPSAAMAAGLGMVHQSFKLFDSLAVAENVVYAAEPRRYGLVDRAAARRRVRELAEEHGLAVDPDARVGDLPVGLRQRVEILKLLHRGARTLILDEPTAVLTPAEADALFAVLKSLAAQGRTVILVTHKLREVLEGSDRVTVLRDGRVVARLVTADTTAGEIAAAMTGRAVGLDRVHAPGTHGGAVLCVTGFGTDSVHDVDLTVHSGEIVGIAGVAGNGQSELVEALAGLRPVTAGRVTLAGDDITHASATERRAKGLAYVPEDRHAVGTAPAASVADNLAMGHHRTSLSSRGLLPPTAVRAHARRLVERFGIKAATTEVPASALSGGNLQKLLIGRELAHDAPLLLVEQPTRGVDIGAIQNIHDQLVAYRDAGHAVLLVSAELSEIRGLADRVLVMYEGRVTAAYTKDEADERTLGLAMAGGAGIAVEAVD, from the coding sequence ATGACCCGGCCGCAAGCTGACACCGAGGGCGTGACCGACGTGCCCGACGTCGCCGTCGAGCTCCGGGGAATCACCAAGCGGTTCCCCGGCACGCTCGCCAACGACGCCGTCGACCTGACCGTCCGCTGCGGCGAGATCCACGCCCTGATGGGCGAGAACGGCGCGGGCAAGTCCACGCTCATGTCGGTCCTGTACGGCATGGAGCGCGCCGACGCCGGCTCGGTCCGCATCGACGGGCGGGAGGTGCGCTTCGCGAGCCCCTCCGCCGCGATGGCCGCCGGGCTCGGCATGGTCCACCAGAGCTTCAAGCTGTTCGACTCGCTGGCGGTCGCCGAGAACGTCGTCTACGCCGCCGAGCCGCGCCGCTACGGTCTGGTGGACCGCGCCGCGGCCCGCCGCCGGGTGCGTGAACTCGCCGAGGAGCACGGGCTGGCCGTGGACCCGGACGCCCGGGTCGGTGACCTGCCGGTGGGTCTGCGCCAGCGCGTGGAGATCCTCAAGCTGCTGCACCGGGGCGCTCGTACGCTCATCCTCGACGAGCCGACGGCCGTGCTCACCCCGGCCGAGGCGGACGCCCTGTTCGCCGTGCTCAAGTCGCTGGCCGCGCAGGGCCGTACGGTGATCCTCGTCACCCACAAGCTGCGCGAGGTGCTGGAGGGCAGCGACCGCGTGACCGTGCTGCGGGACGGCCGGGTGGTCGCCCGGCTGGTCACCGCCGACACGACGGCCGGGGAGATCGCCGCTGCGATGACCGGCCGCGCGGTGGGACTGGACCGCGTCCACGCACCGGGCACGCATGGTGGGGCGGTGTTGTGCGTAACCGGTTTCGGCACGGATTCCGTCCACGATGTGGACCTCACCGTCCACTCCGGTGAGATCGTCGGCATCGCGGGCGTCGCCGGGAACGGACAGAGCGAGCTGGTCGAGGCACTGGCCGGGCTGCGGCCGGTCACGGCCGGCCGGGTCACCCTCGCCGGCGACGACATCACCCACGCCTCGGCCACCGAGCGCCGTGCGAAGGGCCTCGCCTACGTCCCCGAGGACCGGCACGCGGTCGGTACCGCTCCCGCCGCCTCGGTCGCGGACAACCTGGCGATGGGCCACCACCGCACGTCCCTCTCCTCCCGCGGCCTGCTGCCCCCGACGGCTGTGCGCGCGCACGCCCGGCGGCTGGTCGAGCGCTTCGGCATCAAGGCGGCGACCACCGAGGTGCCCGCCTCCGCGCTGTCCGGCGGCAACCTGCAGAAGCTGCTGATCGGCCGCGAACTCGCCCATGACGCACCGCTGTTGCTCGTCGAGCAGCCGACCCGCGGTGTCGACATCGGCGCCATCCAGAACATCCACGACCAGCTCGTCGCCTACCGCGACGCCGGTCACGCCGTCCTCCTCGTCTCGGCCGAGCTGAGCGAGATCCGGGGGCTCGCGGACCGGGTGCTGGTGATGTACGAGGGCCGGGTCACGGCCGCGTACACCAAGGACGAGGCGGACGAGCGGACGCTGGGACTCGCCATGGCGGGCGGCGCCGGCATCGCGGTGGAGGCCGTCGACTGA